A window of Macrococcus sp. 19Msa1099 genomic DNA:
GATATCGATACGCTTTGGCCACTGCAGCTTGAAATATTGAAAAATGCGGCTAACGCAGTGAAACCTGGTGGTGTTCTCGTATATTCCACTTGTACGATCGAACAGATGGAAAATGAAAACGTTGTGTATTCATTTATCAAACAAAATGAAGACTTTGAAATAGAAGCGATTGAACTGCCGGTTATCGGTAAGAAAAAATTATTGCAGGTGTTGCCGCAAGACTTTAATTCTGACGGCTTCTTCATTGCAAAACTAAGAAGGAAGTGTAAATAATGGCATTATTAGAAAAGAAAAATAAAAAGTTCATGCCGAACTTTGATAAACCCTCAATTTATTCATTACAACTCGGAGAATTAAAAGAATGGCTGGCAACGCATGGTCAGCAAAGTTTTAGAGCGAAACAGATTTACGACTGGTTATACGTAAAACGTGTTAACTCATTTGAAGAGATGTCAAATTTATCGAAAGAACTGCGTAAAGTGTTAGAGGATAACTTTACGATGACAACGTTAAAAACTGTTGTTAAGCAGGAAAGTAAAGATGGGACAATTAAATTTCTATTTGAATTACAGGATGGATATACGATTGAAACAGTGTTAATGCGTCATGATTATGGCAATTCAGTGTGTGTAACAACGCAAGTAGGCTGCCGTATCGGTTGTACGTTCTGTGCATCAACTCTAGGTGGTTTGAAACGAAATCTAGAAGCTGGCGAAATTGTTGCACAAGTACTAAATGTTCAAAAAGCATTAGACGAAGTAGAGGAACGAGTAAGCCATGTCGTTATTATGGGTATTGGTGAACCATTTGAAAACTACGAAGAGATGATGGATTTCTTAAAGGTTATTAATCATGATGATGGTCTTAATATCGGTGCGCGACATATTACAGTATCTACATCAGGCATCATCCCACGTATCTATGACTTTGCCGATGAAGAACTGCAGATCAACTTTGCACTTAGTTTACATGGACCAAATAACGATATTAGAAGTCGCTTAATGCCGATTAACCGCGCTTATGATCTAGAGAAGTTAATGGAGTCAATAGAATACTATGTCAATAAAACAGGACGCCGTATTACTTTTGAATATGGATTATTCGGTGGTGTGAACGATCAGGTTCATCACGCTAAAGAATTAGCCCAGCTGATTAAACACCTAAACTGCCATGTCAATTTGATCCCTGTAAATCATGTGCCTGAACGTGACTATGTTCGTACTCCGAAAGAAGATATCTTTAAGTTTGAAAAAGAATTAAAACGCAATGGAATCAATGCTACAATTAGACGTGAACATGGCTCTGATATTGACGCAGCTTGTGGTCAGTTAAGAGCGAAAGAGAGACAAGAAGAAACGAGGTAGAGATATGCATGCACGCTTTTTTACCGATATCGGTCCAGTAAGAGCAAGAAATGAAGACGCAGGTGGCGTTTATTATAATCATACAGGCCAGATGTTAATGGTGATTTGCGATGGTATGGGCGGACATAATGCAGGAAATGTTGCCAGTGCATTGGTCAACGATATGCTTAAATCACGTTTTGAAGAAGAAAATTTCATAGAGTTTGAATATGCAGAAAGCTGGCTTAGAAATAACATCGCTGAAATTAATCGTGAGCTCTATAAACAATCTCATTTGAATGACGATAACCAGGGTATGGGGACGACACTTGTCTGCGCATTGCTTTACGATAATCATGTGGTCATCGCGAATGTCGGAGATTCAAGAGCCTATCTTATAAATGAACGAGAGCTTAGACAAGCGACCAGTGACCATACGTTTGTCAACCATCTTCTTTTGGCTGGGGGTCTGACGAAGGAAGAGGCGAAACATCATCCTCAACGTAATGTAATTACAAAAGTTATGGGGAGTGATAAATATTTGCATCCTGATGTATTTGTATATGATTTTAATAGATATAATTATATTATGTTAACTTCTGATGGATTGACAGATTATGTTGAAGAAACACAGATACATGACATATTTAAATCTATTAATCTAATCGAAGATATCGGTAATCAGCTGATTGAGACTGCTATAAACAGCGCTGCTAAAGACAATATTTCGATTGTGATCGCTTCTTTAAAAGGGGGCATGTAACATGCTCGGTACGATCGTTAGTGAACGTTATAAGCTTCTAAAGTATATTGGCGGAGGCGGCATGAGTAGCGTGTATCTTGCTCAAGACATTATCCTGAATCAGAGGGTTGCGGTTAAGATAATTAATATTCCTCACGTTGATGTTGAACGTGCTGTTCAAAGATTTCAGAGGGAAGTTCAAAACGCTACGACATTGTCTCATCCAAATATTGTTAAAGTGCTTGATGTAGATGAAGATGAGCGACACTATTATTTAGTCATGGAATACGTAGAAGGTCCAACCCTCCATGAATATATACAGCAGCATGGCCCATTATCACCTGAAGAAGCTGTATTTTTTACTAAACAGATTTTGAGAGGGATTGAACATGCTCATTCATACCGTATTGTGCATCGTGATATTAAACCGCAAAATATATTGATGACAGACAATAAAGAGCTTAAGATTTCCGATTTTGGGATCGCACGTGCACTGAGTGAGACAGCGATGACTCAGACAAATCATATTATGGGGAGCGTCCATTATCTCTCTCCAGAACAAGCAAAAGGAATCAGGACCGATGAGTCAAGCGATATCTACTCCATAGGTATCGTGCTATTTGAAATGCTTACTGGGCATCCCCCCTTTGAAGGGGAGTCCGCAGTTGGTATCGCGATTAAACATATCCAGGAGACGATTCCTTCGATTCGTGAGGAAAATAGCGCTATACCCCAAAGCCTTGAAAATGTAGTCAATAAAGCAACGATGAAAGATAAGCTCAGAAGGTATCGAACGACTCAGGAGATGTATGAAGACGTAACAACTGCGCTTGATGCTAGCAGAACTAAAGAAGATAAAGTAGCAGAGATAGACGATAAGACAAAGATGATTCCTGTTGTTAAAGACAGTAGGACTGAGACCCCATCCGTTAAGGAAAGTTCGATTCATAAGGAGCAATACGTTGAGAAACCAGCAAATAAAAAGCGGTGGCTTTTATGGCTTGTTCCATTGATCCTTATGTTTACCTTAAGTACCGTTGTATATGCGGCTCTATTCAAAGTATATAAAGTAACGGTCCCTGAACTAAATGGAAAATCTTTAACACAGGCAACTCAAATTTTAGACGATAATAATTTGAGAAAAGGCGAGGTCAGCTACACGTTTACAAATGAAGACGAAAAAAATCAAGTTGTTGATACAAAGCCACTTGCCGGTAATAAGATAGATGCACATTCGAAAGTAGATTTAAAAATCTCAAAAGGGGCTAAAACTTTCACTATTGGTGACTACGTCGGGGAAAATATTAAAGATGTAAAGAAAGAACTGGAAAAACAGCAGCTTAAGCGCATTAAACTGAAAGAAACCTTTGACATGGCTTCCTCCGGAGAGATTCTGAAACAAAGTGTAACTGCTGGTACTAAAGTTATTCCTGAGGATACAGAGATAGTTCTGACAGTTTCTAAAGGTACAGAACAAGTATATGTTCCTGATTTTACGGGGCAGTCCTACGATATTGCAAAAAAGGAACTAGAAGCGCTCGGTTTTATTGTCAATGTGGCGCAAAGTACAACTTCTGAATCGATACCAAAGGGCAGAATTATTTCTCAGGATATACGTAATATAAATTATCAATACGGCTCAATCATCAATTTCGTTATATCTAAAGGTAAGGAAAGTTCTTCCGAGGACAAGGCATCATCAGAAAAACCAAAAGAAAAGAACGATACGAGCGCTTCCAATTATGACAAATCATATTTTGGAACATTTACGATTCCATACCGAGGAGAAGGTTCTAAGCAGAAAGTTGAAATCTTTATTCAGGATAAAGATAATGACATAGATAAAGTGTATGAATCATATAAGACGACAGAGAGCACGACAAAGAATTTTAATCTCACAATAGGTAAGGATAAAGAGGGAATCATCCTCGTAAAAGTTGATGGTAAGACGTATATGAATGAACACATCAATTATAATGAACTCGGTAATTAACTGGATGCAGGTGCATCCAGTTTTTTTCTTTTGCTTTTCAATGTATAATAACTATAAAAGGGGGAGTGTCTATGAAATATCATCATATTTTTAAAGCTGTATCAGAAAAAATTAGTGAGGTATTACATATACATGATGAAGCAACGAAAGAGCTCTATACGACGATTGTGAAGCAGCTAGCTCCTGGTAACGATTTTACCTTCGCTGAAATTATGAAAGAATATCTTGCAGAATATCAGCAGAAAAGTTTTAAGTTTTATCAACATCAACGTCATAGCGGATTCGTAGTAAATAGAATAGACGAGGGACTTGAAGTGATTGAAGTGAATGAGGATACACGATTTGTAACCGGGGATATTATTACACATTTAAGCGGTGATGCTGTTGATGTATTGAGTGACCGTTACCGCAAGCAGCTCTTTCATGATACGTTCCATAAACAAGAATGGGCACCCCTAATCATGAAGCAGCACGATGCAGAGATAAGGAGAGGAAGTGAGCATTATCACTTCACATTAAATAGCTATGCGTTACCTGAACCTCAAGTTCTTATCCGAGATACATATCAGCAGATTACTATCTATGCACCGGATCAACTTGTGAATATTCAAGAAACTATCATTAAAGATACTCCAATTATACTAGACTTAAGATACACAAAGGGGATACAGCAACTATATGATATCCAGCCGGAAATCATATTGATCAGCAGACATACTGAAGGAAGTGCTGAAGCCTTTGCCTCTAACAGTGATGCATTAAAAGTAGGTGAAGAGACTTTTGGTGCATTAAGTGAGTATGAAACACTTGAATTAGGACCATATACTTTTGAATATGGTATAACCGGTGAAAGAACAGCATATCCGGATGTAGAAATTGATAATGAAGCTGCACAAGATAAGATTTTAGAATATGCAGTGAATCATGTTAGAAACATCTAATTAAGGGTAGAGTTTACTATTGATTACATAAATATGGAGGGTATAACAATGAGTAAAAGAATTCCTAAAGATAGAGGTATTGATAATTCATTCAAGATTATGAAAGAAGGCTATGAATACGTTCCCGCACGTATGAAGAAATTCAATACGAATATTTTCGAAACGCATGTTTTAGGAGGTAAAGCTGCTGTTGTTATCAGCGGTAAAGACGCAGCTGAATTATTTTATGATAACGATAAGACAGAACGTAAAGGTACATTACCTAAACGTGTTGTAAAGACGTTGTTCGGTAAAGGTGCAATACATACTACAGCGGGTAAGACGCATATTGATCGTAAGGCGTTATTTATGTCTCTTATGACCGATGAAAACTTAGCCTACTTAAGAAAGCTTACGCGTATTTACTGGTTCCAGAACATTGAGCATATGCAATATAAACAAAAAGTAAATGTCTATGAAGAAGCAACTGAACTGCTTACTAAAGTTGGACTACGCTGGGCAGGTATTGCTGATAACCCTGATAATATCAAAAAGATGGCAGATGACATGAATAAGATGATTGATTCATTCAGTGCGATTGGTTCATTATATGGCGGCTATCGTGAAGCGAAAAAAGCACGTGCACGTGTCGAGCAATTTCTGGAGGATCAAATTAGAGCTGTGCGTAAAGGAAAGATTCATCCGGAAAAAGGAACTGCCTTATATGAATTTAGTCACTGGGAAGATATGAACGGTAAACCAATGGACGCAAGACTTTGCGCGGTTGACTTGATGAATGTCATACGTCCGCTTGTCGCAATCAATAAGTTTGTGAGCTTTGGTGTGCTAGCGTTGCACGAGTTTCCTGGAGAACGTGTTCGTGTTGCATTAAACGAAGAGGATTATGCATATAAATTCGTGCAGGAAGTAAGAAGATATTATCCGTTCGTTCCATTCCTGCCAGGTAAAGCGAAAGAAAATATTACATTTGATGGTTACAAGATTAAAAAAGATACGATGATGCTCCTGGATATCTATGGTACATTACATCGAGACGATTTATTCAGTGAACCTGAAAGATTTAATCCTTACCGCTTTGAGAACTGGGACGGAAGCCCATTTGATCTGATCCCTCAAGGCGGAGGAGATTATTACACAAATCACCGCTGTGCAGGTGAATGGATGACGATCATCATTATGGAGGAAACAATGAAATTCTTTGCAAATGAAATCTCTTATGATGTACCACCTCAAGACTTTACAGTGGATACGACAAAGTTTCCTGGTAAAGTGGCTTCTGGAATGGATATTGAAAATATAAGGGTGAATATCGACCGTACAAAATAAAATGACTGAGGCGCACGCCTCAGTCATTTTATTTTGTGATTTCACCTTGCCAGTCATCCATCCCTTGGTCGACTACTGTAATGTTTAAATTCTCATTATCGAGATATTCAGCAGCCTGAAGCGCACGTCCTCCACGCTTACAGATGATGATGTATTCATCTTCATCATTAAATGAATCGACTGAAGCAGGAATTGTATCCAGTGGGATATTCTTTGCACCTTTAATATGCCCTTCATTATATTCTTCTGGTGTTCTTACATCAATAATATGTGCTTCTGTACCAATCTGTAACGCATCTTGTAACGCATCTATTGTAATATGTTTCATATTATTTTCCTCCTTTTTTGTTTATCATACACTGTTTAGGCTAAAATTAAAAATATAACAAAAGAGGTGATGAAGATAATATTATTTACGAATCCATTGGACAGGGTGCAGGAATTTATTGCAGATAAAGAAGCACAGTTACATCATATGATTGATATGCTCACGACGATGATTCTATTAGGTTTTGGATCTATTCTGGTTATTTTAGGATTTACTTTATATTTGCTTTACAAAATATACAGACAGACGAGTAAGCATTATGTCGATCGAATTAAAGCTGAGGTTGAAAAAGAGCTCATTCAAAAGTATAACCTTGAGCTTAAAGAGGAATATAAATCATACTTACAAAAAAGAGTTGACTGACCACTTCGAATTCTAGAAGTGGTTTTATATATATTCACAGCTAAGAGAATGTTATAATTTAAGTGAATATTAAGAAGAGGTGATATGTATTAAAGGTCAGATTATAAAAGCATTAAGTGGTTTCTATTATGTAAAAAGTGAGGCGAAAATATATCAGTGCCGTGCGAGAGGTAATTTTAGAAAACGCGGTATTTCTCCGTTAGTAGGTGATTTTGTAGAATTTCAAGTTGAAAATGAGACGGACGGCTATATCTTGTCTATTGATGAAAGGAACAACAGTATGGTACGTCCACCTGTAGCAAACATTGATCGCGTAATCGTGGTTCTAAGTGCAAAAGAACCTGAATTCAGCTTGAATTTACTGGACAAGTTTCTCGTTAAAGTCGAATCTTATGGCATTGAACCTGTAATTCTTGTGACAAAGAAAGACCTGATTAATAAAGAAGAGGCATTATTTATTGAACGTGCACTAAACCAGTATGAATCTATCGGATATGAAACTTATTTTGTGACCAATTTGAATGAACAGTCTTATGACGCACTCGTTCAAGGAATCACTGTGCTGGCAGGCCAATCAGGTGTGGGTAAGTCTTCGTTTATCAATAGCCTCATTCCTGATGCTAATTTAAATACCGGTGTCATCAGTAACGCTTTAAATCGTGGTAAACATACGACAAGGCATGTCGAACTAATACCACTACAAAATGGTTATATTGCAGATACACCAGGGTTTAGTTCTCTTGAACTTGATAACATTGATAAGTATGAACTTAAAAATATGTTCCCGGATTTTGTTAAGCTTTCGCCTCAATGTAAGTTTAGAGAATGCCTGCATCTTAATGAACCGAAATGCGCGATAAAGACAGCGCTGGCAACAGGTGAAATACTGCAATCAAGGTATGATCATTATTTACAGATGATGTCTGAAATTGAGAATAGAAAGGTGAGATATTAATGAAAGTAGCTCCAAGCTTGTTGTCCTGTAATTTTCTTGAATTGAAAGAGGAAATAGCTGACCTCCATGCAGCAGGTGCAGATTACCTTCATTTTGATGTGATGGATGGCCAATTTGTTCCGAACATTTCTTTTGCTTTTCCAGTATTACAGCAAATTAGAAGTATAACAGATCTGACGATTGATACACATTTGATGATACAAGATCCGGAACGGTATATTCAAGCATTTGCTGATGCAGGCAGTGATATTATCACTGTGCATGTAGAATCTACGAAGCATATTCATAGAGCGTTGCAGATGATTCGAAATGCTGGCAAGAAATCAGGGATTACACTTAATCCAGGAACGCCGGTCGAATCGATTATCCCGGTTCTTGATATGGTTGATCTTGTTCTCGTTATGACAGTTAATCCAGGTTTCGGTGGTCAGTCATTTATCAAGAGTAGTGTTGATAAGATTCGTTCCTTAAATGAATATCGAAATAAGCATGGACTTTCATATGAAATAGAAGTTGATGGCGGTGTCAATGAAGATACAGCACTTTTATGTAAAGCAGCCGGTGCTGATGTGCTTGTAGCAGGTTCTTATTTCTTTAAGCATGATGATTATAAAGTACCAGTAAAGATATTGAAAGGAGAAGTAGGATGAATCTTCATATATTATGTACGCAGCTGGAAGTAGATGAATCGATATTTGAGATGTATGGAAGTGATGACTGGATAGGTGTGGATTATGGTGCGTTGATGCTGATTGATCATAACATTCGACCAATCGCAGCATTTGGAGATTTCGATTCTATTGATGAGACAGAGAAATTACGTATAGAGTCTGTTATCGATATCGACCTTCTTCCTGCTGAAAAGAATGAAACAGACCTTGAAGTTGCAATGCAGTATGCGAAAGACTTAGAATACAACAAAGTATTTATTCATGGTGCGACGGGCGGAAGACTCGATCATTTTCTTGGAAACCTGCAGACATTATTGCATCCAGAAATATTATTGTCGGCAAGCGAATTTCATATCGTTAATGCGTATAATACGATTCAGGTACTTACTGCAGGCACACACATTATTGAACATGAACCTGATAAAAAGTATATATCCTTTATTCCGGTGAATGACGGAGTAACTTTGACACTTGAAGGATTTAAATATGATGCTGATCGCCTGGAAGTGAATCTTGGAATTACAAGAACGATTTCAAATGAATTTGTTGAGCGTCGTGCGCAAGTTACGGTAGAACAAGGGATGGTTTATTGTATACAAAGTACAGAGCAATAAAAAAAGACCTTTCACACAAAGGTCTTTTTTGTATCTATATATTCAATTAAACGCGAGTCACTTTACCTGATTTTAATGCACGAGCTGAAACCCATACACGTTTAGGCTTACCATCTACTAAGATGCGGACTTTTTGTAAGTTAGCTCCGAAGCGACGTTTGCTGTAGTTCATTGCGTGAGAACGATTGTTACCTGTTACGGCTTTACGACCTGTAACATGACATACTTTAGCCATTGTTTTTGCCTCCTTTAATAGAATATAGAGATACACTTATCTTTTACATACCATAATAATTTAACATAATTCAATATGTAATGCAATAAATTTTTGTTTATCAGTTGTAACAATAGAGTAAAAATTACAGTAGTTACTTAAGATAATATTATATATAATATTATTTTTACCTTTAAACAATAGATTTCTTGTAATTATGAATATTTATTGATTATAATAATATGACGAGTGTATAAACAAGGGAGGCAATGAAATGACATTAGAAATAGCAAATGAATTTGGTTCAATCGATATCTCTAGCGATGTTATCGCAACGATTGCAGGTGGAGCGGCAGTTGAATGTTATGGTATCATCGGTATGGCAAGTAAACATCAGGTTAGAGATGGTATTGCAGATATTTTAGGGCGTGACAACTATTCTAAAGGTGTTATCGTAACAAATAATAACGGTACTTTAGATGTTGATATGTATATTATTGTTGCATATGGCACAAAAATTTCTGAAATTGCAAGTAATGTACAATCGACAGTTAAATACACTTTAGAACAAACTTTAAACTTAACGGTTAATTCAGTAAACATATACATTCAAGGTGTACGTGTCATCAAACTGGATGATGAAGAATAGGGAGGATTTCATAATGAAAACAATTGACGGCAAGCTATTTGCTGAAATGATCATCACAGGAGCAAATAACTTATCTCAAAATGCAGACTATGTAGATTCACTGAACGTCTTTCCGGTACCAGATGGTGATACTGGAACGAATATGAATCTTTCGATGAGTTCAGGTGCGAAAGAAACTGAGGAGAATATTGAAGCACATATTGGAAACGTTGGAATTGCATTCTCAAAAGGTTTATTAATGGGAGCACGTGGGAATTCGGGCGTTATTCTATCACAGCTATTCAGAGGGTTTTCTAAGTATATCGAAGCGGAGAGTGCGATAGACGCCCAAAAATTTGCTAAAGCATTTCAAGCAGGTGTAAAAACAGCTTATAAGGCAGTAATGAAACCCGTTGAAGGTACCATTCTTACAGTTGCCCGTGAAGCTGGAGAAGCTGCTATGAAGGCTAGTGAATCAACGGATGACTGTATCGTAATTATGGAAGCGCTCGTTAAAGCTGGGAACGAATCATTAAAGCGTACACCAGACCTACTTCCAGTATTAAAAGAAGTTGGGGTAGTAGATAGCGGCGGTCAGGGTTTGATGTATGTCTATGAAGGATTCCTTGCTGTTTTAAAGGGTGAAACAATTGCAGCACCTGTTAAGCGAGATATTAATGACGACTTTATTAATGATGATCATGACTTCGGTGATGTGGTTAAAACTGAAGACATCGTGCCAGGATTCTGTACTGAATTTATGGTTCGATTTAAAGATGGAATGAAACCATTTAATGAAGATGATTTCAGAGAAGATATGTCTAAGTTTGGTGACTCGCTCCTTGTGATTTCTGATGAAGAAATCGTTAAAACGCATGTTCACTCAGAAACACCTGGGGAAGCATTAACATATGGTAGTCAATATGGAGAGATTATCAAGATTAAGATAGAGAATATGCGTGAACAGCATCGCGAAGTGTTACGTAAGCGTGGTATTAAGGAAACTAAAAACGAGATTGAGAAAGTAGAAAAAGCGTTGATCACAATTTCTATGGGTGAGGGTATTACTGAGTTATTCAGGTCGATTGGTGCAACGCATGTTATTAGCGGTGGACAGACGATGAATCCATCTACTGAAGATATTGTAAAGATTATTGAAGCAAGTGGATGTAAAGAAGCGGTCGTTCTACCGAATAATAAGAACATAATTATGGCTGCAGAACAAGCAGCTCAAGTTGTGGATATTCCTGTAGCAGTAGTGCCGTCTAAGACAATACCACAAGGGTTAGGTGCGATGCTTGCATACAATCCGGAAGCATCTAGTGATGACAATAAGGCATTAATGACAGAAGCGATGCAGCATGTGAAGTCAGGTTCCGTTACATATGCTGTCAGAGATACGACTATTGATGGTGTTAATATTGAGAAAGATGCATTTATGGGTATTAATGAGAGTAAGATTACGGTATCGGATAAAGATCAGAACAAAGTATGTATTGAATTATTGAAATCAATGATTGATGAAGATGCAGAAATTGTTACGATCATTAAAGGAATCGATGCTGCAGATGAAAATGTTGCTACCATTGAAAATTTCTTAAGTGAAAATTATGAAGATATTGAAATTGAAATACAAGATGGAAAACAGCCTATATATAGCTTTATGTTTTCTGTAGAATAAGTTAATCTATATGTATTAGAACTACACTTTAAAGTGTAGTTCTTTTTAATGGATAAGGGGGAGCTTTATGAAATATAGAAGTGTATTTGATATTATCGGCCCGGTGATGGTGGGTCCATCATCTTCACATACAGCAGGTGCAGTCAGAATCGGTTTAGTTGCCAGAGATTTATTTGGAAGGATGCCGGATGCTGTTGATATCTATTTATATGGTTCATTTATGGAAACATATAAAGGACATGGAACAGATGTGGCATTAGTTGCAGGTCTGTTAGGTTTTGATACGGATGACAGTCGTATTCCAAAAAGCGTTGAACTTGCGGAAGAAGCAGGATTACAGATAAATTTTATTGAGATGACAGAAGAAAGAAGTCACCCTAATACTGCCGTTCTCAACATGAGAAGTCATGATCAGCAGCTCTCTATCGAAGGCATTTCAATTGGAGGGGGTAAGATTGAAATAGTTGCATTAAATGGTTTTCCGATTGCAATTTCGGGGAATTATCCTGCGTTACTCGTATTTCATAAAGATACGTTCGGCACGATTGCGAAAGTTACAAGTATTCTTAGCGACCACAAAATTAATGTCGGTCAGATGCAGGTCTCACGTAAGGAAAAAGGCGACCTTGCTTTAATGACATGTGAACTAGATGATGAGATAACAGATGATGTACTAGAGCAAATTAGGCGTTGTGAGGGTATTCAGACTGTAACGTTGATGACAGAATCATAGAGGGGAGAAGTTATGTTTAAAAGCGTAGAAGAACTGATACATATTTGTGAGACAGAAAATAAAAGCATAGCAGACGTTATGATTGCACAAGAGATGGCTGTAAGTAAGCTTGATTACGAAACAGTAATGTCGAATATGGAAAGAAATTTAATCGTAATGGAACAAGCTGTAGCGCGTGGTCTGGATGGTGTTACAAGTCCTACAGGTTTAACTGGAATGGATGCGGTGAAGTTACGAAATTATATTGCAAAGGGCAATACGTTGAGTGGCGCGACCTTGCTGGATGCAGTTTCAAAAGCGGTTGCGACAAATGAAGTGAACGCTGCCATGGGATTAATTTGTGCAACACCGACTGCTGGCAGTGCTGGAGTAGTACCAGGAACATTATTTGCTATGAAAGCAAGACTGAATCCATCGCGTGAACAGATGATTAAATTCTTGTTTACGACTGGAGCATTTGGATTTGTTGTGGCTAATAATGCCTCTATCTCCGGTGCTGCAGGGGGGTGTCAGGCAGAAGTAGGCAGC
This region includes:
- the rpmB gene encoding 50S ribosomal protein L28, yielding MAKVCHVTGRKAVTGNNRSHAMNYSKRRFGANLQKVRILVDGKPKRVWVSARALKSGKVTRV
- a CDS encoding Asp23/Gls24 family envelope stress response protein, which translates into the protein MTLEIANEFGSIDISSDVIATIAGGAAVECYGIIGMASKHQVRDGIADILGRDNYSKGVIVTNNNGTLDVDMYIIVAYGTKISEIASNVQSTVKYTLEQTLNLTVNSVNIYIQGVRVIKLDDEE
- a CDS encoding DAK2 domain-containing protein, which gives rise to MMKTIDGKLFAEMIITGANNLSQNADYVDSLNVFPVPDGDTGTNMNLSMSSGAKETEENIEAHIGNVGIAFSKGLLMGARGNSGVILSQLFRGFSKYIEAESAIDAQKFAKAFQAGVKTAYKAVMKPVEGTILTVAREAGEAAMKASESTDDCIVIMEALVKAGNESLKRTPDLLPVLKEVGVVDSGGQGLMYVYEGFLAVLKGETIAAPVKRDINDDFINDDHDFGDVVKTEDIVPGFCTEFMVRFKDGMKPFNEDDFREDMSKFGDSLLVISDEEIVKTHVHSETPGEALTYGSQYGEIIKIKIENMREQHREVLRKRGIKETKNEIEKVEKALITISMGEGITELFRSIGATHVISGGQTMNPSTEDIVKIIEASGCKEAVVLPNNKNIIMAAEQAAQVVDIPVAVVPSKTIPQGLGAMLAYNPEASSDDNKALMTEAMQHVKSGSVTYAVRDTTIDGVNIEKDAFMGINESKITVSDKDQNKVCIELLKSMIDEDAEIVTIIKGIDAADENVATIENFLSENYEDIEIEIQDGKQPIYSFMFSVE
- the sdaAB gene encoding L-serine ammonia-lyase, iron-sulfur-dependent subunit beta; protein product: MKYRSVFDIIGPVMVGPSSSHTAGAVRIGLVARDLFGRMPDAVDIYLYGSFMETYKGHGTDVALVAGLLGFDTDDSRIPKSVELAEEAGLQINFIEMTEERSHPNTAVLNMRSHDQQLSIEGISIGGGKIEIVALNGFPIAISGNYPALLVFHKDTFGTIAKVTSILSDHKINVGQMQVSRKEKGDLALMTCELDDEITDDVLEQIRRCEGIQTVTLMTES
- the sdaAA gene encoding L-serine ammonia-lyase, iron-sulfur-dependent, subunit alpha, with translation MFKSVEELIHICETENKSIADVMIAQEMAVSKLDYETVMSNMERNLIVMEQAVARGLDGVTSPTGLTGMDAVKLRNYIAKGNTLSGATLLDAVSKAVATNEVNAAMGLICATPTAGSAGVVPGTLFAMKARLNPSREQMIKFLFTTGAFGFVVANNASISGAAGGCQAEVGSAAAMAAAAIVEMAGGSPQMSAHAFSICLKNMLGLVCDPVAGLVEVPCVKRNAAGASNAIVSADMALAGVESRIPTDEVIEAMYKIGLTMPSALRETGRGGLAGTKTGQEMKERIFGKSASSNNR